A region from the bacterium genome encodes:
- a CDS encoding AAA family ATPase, with translation MYLDHFRLSCAPFGLTPDPNFRVNLPTHHEAMNVVRFAVGSGEGFVKITGEVGTGKTLLCRHLLAELPEAFVTAYLPDPMLSPLGVRKAFAQELGVPFPRSLDAQELLEYIREALVEIHQEGRSVLLIVDEAQALSNEGLESIRLLTNLETRRRKLLQVLLVGQPELDARLHTVELRQLAQRITFSHVLQRMRRREVREYVDQRLIAAGRSDGEIFTGRAIATIHRASAGIPRLVNVLCHKALMAAYGRGEARVGGRSARRAVADSAPAVRLAPSSGANEPPRWEGTRL, from the coding sequence ATGTACCTGGACCATTTTCGATTGAGCTGTGCACCGTTTGGCCTCACGCCGGATCCGAACTTCCGGGTGAATCTTCCGACGCATCACGAAGCCATGAACGTCGTCCGCTTCGCGGTCGGCAGTGGCGAGGGCTTCGTCAAGATCACGGGAGAGGTCGGCACGGGAAAGACATTGCTCTGCCGTCACCTGCTCGCCGAGCTGCCCGAGGCCTTCGTCACGGCCTACCTGCCGGATCCGATGCTCTCGCCCCTCGGAGTGAGAAAGGCGTTTGCGCAGGAGCTTGGCGTTCCGTTCCCGCGCAGCCTCGATGCCCAGGAGCTTCTCGAGTACATCCGCGAAGCGCTGGTGGAGATTCACCAGGAGGGTCGAAGTGTCTTGTTGATCGTTGATGAGGCCCAGGCGCTTTCCAACGAAGGTCTCGAATCGATCCGCTTGCTCACCAACCTGGAGACCCGGCGCCGAAAACTCCTGCAGGTACTCCTCGTCGGTCAACCGGAATTGGATGCGCGCCTGCACACGGTCGAGCTGCGCCAGCTGGCACAGCGAATCACCTTCTCCCATGTCCTGCAGCGAATGCGGCGACGCGAAGTGCGAGAATACGTCGACCAACGTCTGATCGCCGCTGGCCGTTCGGATGGAGAGATCTTCACGGGTCGCGCCATTGCAACGATCCACCGGGCCAGCGCGGGCATTCCCCGCCTCGTCAACGTGCTCTGTCACAAAGCCCTGATGGCAGCCTATGGCCGAGGCGAGGCGCGAGTCGGGGGGCGAAGTGCGAGGCGTGCCGTAGCCGATTCGGCTCCCGCCGTGCGGCTGGCCCCGAGCTCCGGCGCGAACGAACCGCCTCGCTGGGAAGGAACCCGCCTGTGA
- a CDS encoding tetratricopeptide repeat protein, with the protein MSLVNDMLEDLDRRSGQGDLHPRTTGLQAASGRRNLRRLAWICVGHASLAVCGIAAVSWIVFGTADPAPEFRGQAPEAMVEPEASDTLTLPSVSSPPPAAPAPAVPPEFSLAAEQPGPIPAEPESKTPQAEATSPPPVASAVAAIAPLTPPRAPVESEPEWTPDAPLSNDELASQLVLEGEQLFAAQRFDAGIDAWSRGLALDPTRISLYSRGATRLLEAGLPARARAWLEPGLATKPLDPALWMLAARLELELEGASAALALLEAPLPELAEASELHSLRAALLQREQRHPEALAAYRELVERHPERGRHWFGLAVSAEALGRTAEANIALRHALDDPALPTVLARHARLRVAALGEGTPTEASR; encoded by the coding sequence GTGAGCCTGGTGAACGACATGCTCGAGGATCTGGATCGTCGATCTGGGCAAGGGGATCTCCACCCGCGAACGACGGGTTTGCAGGCCGCATCGGGGCGGCGAAACCTCCGCCGCTTGGCGTGGATCTGCGTGGGGCACGCGAGCCTGGCTGTCTGCGGGATCGCCGCAGTGAGCTGGATTGTTTTCGGCACCGCGGACCCTGCTCCGGAATTTCGCGGCCAAGCTCCCGAGGCGATGGTCGAACCCGAAGCCTCCGACACGTTGACCCTTCCGTCCGTCTCGTCGCCACCACCGGCCGCACCCGCTCCAGCGGTTCCGCCGGAGTTCTCGCTTGCAGCCGAGCAGCCCGGTCCGATTCCCGCCGAGCCGGAATCGAAAACTCCGCAAGCCGAAGCAACGTCACCGCCGCCAGTTGCCTCTGCTGTGGCGGCAATAGCGCCTCTCACTCCACCCCGTGCTCCCGTCGAATCGGAACCGGAGTGGACACCGGATGCACCGCTTTCGAATGATGAGCTTGCTTCGCAGTTGGTTCTCGAGGGCGAGCAGCTGTTCGCTGCCCAGAGGTTCGATGCAGGCATCGACGCGTGGAGCCGAGGCCTGGCCCTCGATCCGACCCGGATTTCGCTCTATTCGCGAGGTGCGACGCGACTGCTCGAGGCCGGTCTTCCCGCCCGAGCGCGAGCCTGGCTCGAGCCGGGCCTTGCCACGAAGCCGCTCGATCCTGCGCTGTGGATGTTGGCCGCCCGCCTGGAACTCGAACTCGAGGGAGCTTCGGCGGCACTCGCCTTGCTCGAAGCTCCGCTACCTGAGCTCGCAGAAGCATCGGAGCTGCACTCCTTGCGGGCAGCCTTGCTTCAGAGAGAACAGAGGCACCCTGAGGCGCTTGCGGCCTACCGAGAACTGGTCGAGCGACATCCGGAACGCGGGCGCCACTGGTTTGGCCTCGCCGTATCGGCAGAGGCGCTCGGCAGGACGGCGGAAGCCAACATTGCACTCCGTCATGCGCTCGACGATCCGGCGCTTCCGACCGTGCTGGCGCGCCACGCCCGGCTCCGCGTAGCGGCGCTCGGTGAGGGCACGCCCACGGAGGCTTCGAGATGA